Below is a window of Christensenella minuta DNA.
CTGTTTATGCTGGCGCACGGCATTGCCACGCTGTTTGGCAAATTCGGCCCGGCCTACGCCGTCACTATGACACTGTATTTCGGCTTCATGATCGTTTGCGGCCTGATGGGCGTACCGGTGGAACGCCTGCCTGCGGGCGTGCAGTCCGCTGCCAGCGCGCTCCCGATGACCTATATCGGCAATGACTTCGCCGGGTTCTGGCAAGGCGGTTCCTACGATTTCGGTCCGCTCATCCTGTCCTTTGTAATACTTGGCTCAATCTCCTTCGCCGTGCTCCTCCTTGGGCTGTGGAAACGGCGCAGGAGGGGATTCCCCCGGAATATCCCCCGGTGATAAAAGAAACTGTCCCGCAAGGCCATGCGGACAGCTTCTTTTCGTTCACAGAATAAACTATGCGCGCAGCCTCAGCAGGCCTTCCGCGTTTTTTTTGCCCATTTTCCCGGATTTGTGTCGTCCGGGATGCTGCGGCTCGCAACCGCCGCATAATGCTCCGCCTTCTTCTCGAGGTAGCGGAGCCGCTGCTCTGCCTCTCGGAGCTGTATCTCTGCAGCGGCCTTTTGCTCGAGGATAATCTTCTGCCGCCGCTCGATGGTCGCGTCCCCTTCAAGGCACAGGTCCACATATTCCTTAATGGAATCGATGGGCATCCCGCACGCTTTCAGGCACTTTACGCCCGTAAACCAATTGAGCGCCTCTTCGTCGAACGACCGGTTATTATTTTTGTCGCGTTTTACACAGGGAATCAGCCCCCGGTCCGTATAATACCGCACAGTGTGCTCGGACAGCCCGGCCAGTGCGGCGATCTCTTTTACCGTATACAAAAATGTCTCCTCCTTTTAAAAAAGCCCTTGACTTCGAGTAACTCTAAGGTGTTACCCTGAGTATATCATAAAAAAGCGTTCCGCACAAAGCGGATATGCTTGAACAAAAGGAGGTTTCATACGATGCAGACCGTAACGCTCAATAATGGTATCACGATGCCCCTCCTCGGATTTGGGGTCTATCAGGCAGAGCCAAAGGAATGCGAAGAGGCGGTGCTGGCCGCGCTTGAAACGGGCTACCGTTCCATCGATACGGCCGCAGCCTACATGAACGAGGAGGCCGTAGGCCGGGCAGTGAAAAAAAGCGG
It encodes the following:
- a CDS encoding MerR family transcriptional regulator: MYTVKEIAALAGLSEHTVRYYTDRGLIPCVKRDKNNNRSFDEEALNWFTGVKCLKACGMPIDSIKEYVDLCLEGDATIERRQKIILEQKAAAEIQLREAEQRLRYLEKKAEHYAAVASRSIPDDTNPGKWAKKTRKAC